One Maribacter cobaltidurans genomic window carries:
- a CDS encoding lipopolysaccharide biosynthesis protein translates to MGIVLKQSLNNTIVTYFGFAIGAVNYLFLFTNFMEPESFGLIQVITSVSGILMPILAFGVPNSLVKFYSGFTKQEEQDKFLTMMLFLPFIFIVPLAVLSYFANEAIGNLLSRENPVVRDYVWHIFIIGIAMAYFEVFYAWARIGMKSVFGNFLKEIFCRVGQTVLLILLWVKVIDVPFFINALVGFYLLRTILMKIYAYRLRFPKFIFELPVNWTKILKYSALIILGGSTAIVLMEVDKVMLNNYLPIENVAYYAVAGFMATVIAVPARAMHQITYPMTAEYINTGNFKSLKTLYQKSSLTLFIISALLLVLIILNLKDLYQLLPSNYSQGFTIVFWIGLAKVYDSLLGNNNSILYNSNYYQSILFFGVLLALMAICFNVWLIPAYGLNGAAIASFSAFFIYNTLKLYYVKSKFGIQPFTNETFKVLVLVIILSALFYFVEFPFHPLLNIALKSFLIGGIYIFILYKLKISEDIQLVLAKFFGKR, encoded by the coding sequence ATGGGAATCGTACTTAAACAATCTTTGAATAATACCATAGTCACCTATTTTGGTTTTGCTATTGGAGCCGTTAATTATTTGTTTTTGTTTACAAATTTTATGGAACCTGAAAGCTTTGGTCTTATTCAGGTAATCACTTCCGTTTCCGGCATTCTAATGCCCATTTTAGCCTTTGGAGTACCTAATAGTCTTGTAAAGTTTTACAGTGGTTTTACAAAGCAAGAGGAGCAGGATAAGTTTCTGACCATGATGCTTTTTTTGCCGTTTATTTTTATAGTTCCATTGGCCGTATTGAGTTACTTCGCCAATGAGGCCATCGGAAATCTTTTGTCGAGGGAAAATCCGGTAGTTAGGGATTATGTTTGGCATATTTTTATTATAGGCATCGCCATGGCGTACTTTGAGGTATTTTATGCTTGGGCAAGGATTGGTATGAAGTCGGTATTCGGGAATTTTTTGAAAGAAATCTTCTGCAGGGTAGGGCAGACTGTGTTATTGATATTGTTATGGGTTAAGGTTATAGACGTTCCCTTTTTCATAAATGCGTTGGTGGGCTTTTATTTGTTAAGGACCATTCTAATGAAGATATATGCCTACCGGCTTCGATTTCCCAAATTCATTTTTGAACTACCGGTCAATTGGACTAAAATTCTAAAATATAGCGCACTGATTATTCTTGGTGGATCAACGGCCATAGTCCTTATGGAGGTGGACAAAGTAATGCTGAACAATTACTTACCCATTGAGAATGTGGCTTACTACGCCGTTGCCGGATTCATGGCTACCGTGATTGCGGTACCTGCACGGGCCATGCATCAAATTACATACCCAATGACCGCGGAATATATAAATACAGGTAATTTCAAATCCTTAAAGACCCTATATCAAAAAAGTTCCTTAACCTTGTTTATTATATCGGCTTTACTTTTGGTCCTAATTATTTTAAACCTGAAGGATTTATATCAACTACTTCCATCGAACTATAGCCAGGGTTTTACCATTGTTTTTTGGATTGGCTTGGCGAAGGTATATGATTCCCTTTTGGGAAATAATAACTCCATATTATACAATTCCAACTATTATCAATCGATTTTATTCTTTGGTGTACTATTGGCCTTAATGGCGATTTGTTTTAACGTATGGCTTATACCTGCTTACGGATTAAATGGTGCGGCCATAGCCAGTTTTTCGGCCTTTTTTATATACAATACCTTGAAGTTATATTATGTGAAGTCGAAATTTGGTATACAGCCTTTTACAAATGAGACTTTCAAGGTCCTGGTCTTGGTCATCATTCTTAGTGCATTATTCTATTTTGTTGAATTTCCCTTTCATCCTTTGCTCAATATTGCCTTAAAGAGCTTTCTGATAGGAGGTATTTATATATTTATTTTATATAAATTAAAGATATCCGAGGATATACAGTTGGTTCTTGCAAAATTTTTTGGAAAAAGGTAA
- a CDS encoding glycosyltransferase — protein METKKGGILMKKVLVITYYWPPAGGPGVQRWLKFVKYLPDFDVAPIVYIPENPHYPLIDDSLMDEIPKDIKCYKQPIFEPYGLSSLLSGKKTKRISSGVITPKNQSVLERLMLWVRGNLFIPDARKFWVRPSVRFLGRVLKEHDIGTIITTGPPHSLHLIGLKLKEQHHLQWIADFRDPWTSIGYHKKLKLSSNAQKKHKDLEYRVLNSADKIVVTSKTTKQEFEQITTKPIKVITNGYALPESTSAELDKKFTISHIGSMLADRNPINLWKVLGELVRDNPDFKSSLELNFVGVLGENILNSIQEYGLEKHVNVIGYLPHDQAVEYQLKSQILLLVEIDSEETLGIIPGKYFEYLWANRPILGIGPSGWEVAEMITETKSGKVFDYTANSELKNVILNWFESYEDQSLTISSQHIEKYSRKELTRQLAEYI, from the coding sequence TTGGAAACGAAGAAAGGAGGAATCCTAATGAAAAAAGTTCTGGTCATTACGTATTACTGGCCGCCCGCTGGTGGCCCTGGAGTACAACGGTGGCTAAAATTTGTAAAGTATTTACCTGATTTTGATGTTGCCCCTATAGTTTATATTCCCGAGAATCCACATTATCCTTTAATCGATGATTCATTGATGGATGAGATTCCCAAGGATATTAAATGTTATAAACAACCTATTTTTGAACCTTATGGGCTTTCTTCCCTTTTGTCTGGCAAGAAGACCAAACGAATAAGTTCAGGGGTGATAACTCCAAAAAACCAATCCGTATTGGAACGACTAATGCTCTGGGTAAGGGGAAACCTCTTTATACCGGATGCGCGTAAATTTTGGGTAAGACCATCGGTTCGTTTCCTTGGCCGTGTACTTAAGGAGCATGACATAGGGACTATAATCACCACCGGACCGCCACATAGTCTGCATTTAATCGGCTTAAAACTAAAGGAACAACATCATCTTCAATGGATTGCGGATTTTAGGGATCCCTGGACCTCGATAGGGTATCACAAAAAATTAAAGTTATCTTCCAACGCCCAAAAAAAACACAAGGATTTGGAGTATCGGGTTTTAAATAGTGCCGATAAAATTGTGGTCACTAGTAAGACGACTAAACAGGAGTTTGAACAAATTACTACCAAGCCGATCAAAGTAATCACCAATGGATACGCTTTACCTGAAAGTACATCAGCTGAATTGGATAAAAAGTTTACCATTTCCCATATAGGTTCCATGCTTGCGGATAGAAATCCGATTAATTTGTGGAAGGTACTAGGGGAATTAGTGCGTGATAATCCTGATTTTAAGTCCTCTTTAGAATTAAATTTTGTGGGAGTCCTTGGGGAAAACATTCTTAATTCGATACAAGAATATGGACTTGAAAAACATGTAAATGTCATCGGATATTTACCTCATGATCAAGCCGTGGAATATCAGTTAAAATCCCAAATATTACTTTTGGTGGAAATTGACTCCGAAGAGACTCTTGGAATCATTCCGGGAAAGTATTTTGAGTATCTGTGGGCCAATAGGCCTATTTTGGGAATTGGCCCATCTGGATGGGAAGTTGCTGAGATGATTACGGAAACGAAATCGGGTAAGGTCTTTGATTATACGGCAAATTCCGAACTTAAAAATGTAATTTTAAATTGGTTTGAATCCTATGAGGACCAATCTTTGACCATATCGTCCCAACATATTGAAAAATATAGTAGAAAGGAACTTACCAGGCAATTAGCAGAATACATTTAA
- a CDS encoding AI-2E family transporter: MLPYISGVLGALTLYVVLRKWMFKLLKKGWRETWAAMLLIFAAFIGICIPLSGAVLMLGSEIGNLANKSEQVTSAFKEQVFLLEKHIGYDVSSAIDPKQASSWITNNLSGFASSTVNVFISLGVLLFILYFMLKNSNNIKDSLMEYIPLSKKTLRILGEEIDHVVSSNAIAIPLVAIAQGIIALIGFFIFGIENPLFWFVIVTIGSMVPFIGTFLGIFPVFVLSMANGNEFQAWGILLYGLVVVGSTDNLIRLFLLQKLDSTHPIITLIGVLVGIPLFGFVGLIFGPLIINLFLVVIKIYKRQYGLRKSNDVKKL, translated from the coding sequence ATGCTTCCATATATTTCTGGAGTTCTTGGAGCTTTGACATTGTATGTCGTATTAAGAAAGTGGATGTTTAAACTCCTTAAAAAAGGATGGCGAGAAACTTGGGCTGCCATGCTGCTTATATTTGCGGCGTTTATTGGTATTTGTATTCCCTTGTCCGGTGCTGTTTTAATGCTTGGTTCCGAAATAGGAAATTTAGCGAATAAGTCTGAACAGGTTACAAGTGCCTTTAAGGAACAGGTTTTTCTTTTGGAAAAGCATATAGGTTATGATGTTTCCTCCGCTATTGACCCCAAACAAGCCTCCTCTTGGATAACCAATAACCTTTCAGGTTTTGCCAGTAGTACGGTTAATGTTTTTATTTCTTTGGGCGTTCTACTCTTCATTTTATATTTCATGCTCAAGAACTCCAATAACATAAAGGATTCCCTTATGGAATATATCCCTTTAAGCAAAAAGACATTGAGGATTTTAGGTGAGGAAATAGATCATGTAGTAAGCTCAAATGCCATTGCCATACCCTTGGTGGCCATAGCTCAAGGTATTATAGCACTAATTGGCTTTTTTATTTTTGGGATTGAAAACCCGTTATTTTGGTTTGTAATTGTTACCATAGGTTCCATGGTTCCATTCATAGGGACTTTCTTAGGCATATTTCCCGTATTCGTTCTCAGTATGGCCAATGGAAACGAATTTCAGGCATGGGGCATTCTTCTATATGGGCTAGTCGTAGTTGGTTCCACGGACAATCTCATTAGGTTGTTTCTACTACAAAAATTGGACAGTACGCACCCTATTATTACATTAATCGGTGTACTTGTGGGGATACCTCTTTTTGGTTTTGTGGGATTGATTTTTGGACCTTTGATCATCAATCTCTTCTTGGTCGTTATAAAAATTTATAAACGGCAATACGGGCTTCGCAAATCAAATGATGTAAAAAAGCTATAG
- a CDS encoding YfhO family protein, translated as MKKGLKFFFTHFFVTVFFIIVALAYFHPVLQGKVIFQNDIAQYTGMAKEQNDFRKKTETEPYWTNSAFGGMPTYQLGANYPHNYIKDLDRLIRFLPRPADYLFLYFIGFYILLCCLKVDYRLAIVGALAFGFSTYLIIIIGAGHNAKAHALGYLPILLAGIVLVFRKKYLYGFLVAALGMALEIVANHYQMTYYFMLLVLVLGIVYLVDAIKRKELRHYFISVGILICAVVLGICANATSLLATKEYADWSTRGKSELTINPDGSPKESTGGLSKEYITQWSYGVAESLNLFVPRLFGGASQENLGEDSKSFKYLIDKGLPRSSALDFVSGLPLYWGQQPGTSGPAYIGAILFFLFVLGLFLVKGKHKWWLLFGVLLSLILSWGKNFSGPTNFMIDYFPLYDKFRAVSSIQIILELCVPILAILALKKVFSGKVSQDDKLKSLKYAGGVMLGLGIVLFLSKGMFDFVGPTDNRLRMTGLEELPEMLKLDRKAVYTNDLLRSLIYVILTLGLLWFYLKGKLKENLVVLGIGLLVVFDLVGVNLRYVNADNFVAKRRMLEPFQASAADKQIMEDEGVYRVFDQTDGFDSAKTAYFHNSITGYHAAKPAGMQDLFEFHIYKGNLSVFNMLNVKYVIRQDQEGNIFPIQNPNANGNAWFVSQLKSVNSADEEIIALDSLDTKTTAVFNASKVENVNRLDYQVDSTATITLTDYEPNHLTYRSNNPNAGIAVFSEMYYPNGWNAYIDGKPTDHFKVDYVLRAMRIPEGNHTVEFKFEPQVVAKGSQITLASTILLGLVLLGGIGYSFWKRRKEES; from the coding sequence ATGAAGAAAGGTCTAAAATTCTTTTTCACCCATTTTTTTGTAACCGTATTCTTTATAATCGTCGCTCTGGCATACTTTCACCCGGTACTTCAGGGAAAAGTAATTTTTCAGAATGATATAGCCCAATATACGGGCATGGCCAAGGAACAGAATGATTTCAGAAAAAAAACTGAAACGGAACCTTACTGGACCAATAGTGCTTTTGGTGGAATGCCTACGTATCAGTTAGGTGCAAATTATCCTCACAATTACATTAAGGATTTGGATAGGCTTATTCGGTTTTTACCCAGACCCGCAGATTATTTATTTCTTTATTTTATCGGTTTTTATATTCTTCTCTGTTGTCTAAAAGTAGATTACAGATTGGCTATAGTAGGAGCACTTGCCTTTGGTTTTTCAACTTACCTGATTATAATAATTGGAGCAGGACATAACGCCAAGGCACATGCACTTGGGTATTTGCCCATTCTATTGGCGGGTATCGTACTTGTATTTAGAAAAAAGTATCTGTACGGATTTTTGGTCGCCGCTTTGGGAATGGCCCTGGAAATAGTGGCCAACCACTACCAGATGACCTATTACTTTATGTTGTTGGTGTTGGTTTTGGGCATAGTCTATTTGGTGGATGCCATTAAAAGGAAGGAATTAAGGCATTATTTTATTTCTGTTGGTATTTTAATTTGTGCCGTGGTTTTGGGAATATGCGCAAATGCTACCAGCTTATTGGCTACGAAGGAATATGCAGATTGGAGTACAAGGGGCAAAAGCGAGCTCACCATTAATCCAGATGGTTCGCCAAAAGAAAGTACCGGAGGACTCAGTAAGGAATATATTACCCAGTGGAGCTATGGGGTTGCAGAATCCCTAAATCTTTTCGTACCCAGATTGTTCGGCGGGGCTAGCCAAGAAAATCTTGGGGAGGATTCTAAATCTTTTAAATATTTAATAGATAAGGGGTTGCCAAGGTCCAGCGCTTTGGATTTTGTTAGTGGACTTCCGTTATATTGGGGGCAGCAGCCGGGTACTTCTGGTCCTGCCTATATTGGGGCTATCCTATTTTTTCTATTTGTACTCGGTTTATTTTTGGTGAAGGGCAAACACAAATGGTGGTTGTTATTCGGAGTTTTGTTATCACTCATTTTATCATGGGGGAAAAATTTCAGTGGCCCCACCAATTTTATGATTGATTATTTTCCCTTGTACGACAAATTCAGGGCTGTTTCTTCCATACAGATAATTTTGGAGCTCTGCGTCCCTATTCTAGCCATTTTGGCCTTGAAAAAGGTCTTTTCGGGCAAAGTTAGCCAAGACGATAAATTGAAATCCTTAAAGTACGCAGGAGGCGTAATGCTCGGTTTGGGAATTGTGCTGTTTTTGTCAAAAGGGATGTTCGATTTTGTAGGTCCAACGGATAACAGGTTACGAATGACCGGACTTGAGGAGTTGCCGGAGATGCTAAAATTGGACCGCAAGGCAGTATATACCAATGACCTTTTACGCTCTTTAATTTATGTGATACTAACACTTGGATTGCTTTGGTTTTACCTAAAAGGAAAACTCAAGGAAAATTTAGTGGTCTTGGGTATTGGGCTACTGGTGGTTTTTGATTTGGTCGGTGTGAATCTTAGGTATGTGAATGCCGATAATTTCGTTGCCAAAAGAAGGATGTTGGAGCCGTTTCAGGCATCGGCCGCGGACAAACAAATTATGGAAGATGAAGGTGTTTACCGGGTTTTTGACCAAACTGATGGTTTTGACTCTGCAAAGACGGCTTACTTTCATAATAGCATAACGGGATACCATGCCGCCAAGCCCGCAGGCATGCAAGATCTTTTTGAGTTCCATATTTACAAGGGTAATCTTTCCGTTTTCAATATGCTTAATGTAAAGTATGTCATTAGGCAAGATCAGGAAGGAAACATTTTTCCAATTCAAAATCCCAATGCAAATGGTAATGCTTGGTTTGTTTCACAATTAAAAAGTGTAAACTCAGCGGATGAGGAAATCATAGCGTTGGATAGCCTTGATACCAAGACTACTGCGGTATTCAATGCAAGCAAAGTAGAGAATGTAAATAGGTTGGATTATCAGGTAGATTCCACGGCTACGATTACACTAACGGACTATGAGCCCAATCACCTTACCTATAGGTCCAACAATCCTAATGCTGGGATTGCCGTATTTAGTGAAATGTATTACCCCAATGGCTGGAACGCCTATATAGATGGGAAACCAACGGACCATTTTAAGGTAGATTATGTACTAAGGGCCATGCGAATTCCTGAGGGTAATCATACCGTAGAATTTAAATTTGAACCCCAAGTAGTTGCAAAAGGAAGTCAGATTACTTTGGCAAGTACTATTCTGCTTGGTTTAGTGCTACTAGGTGGTATAGGATACTCTTTTTGGAAACGAAGAAAGGAGGAATCCTAA